The nucleotide sequence GATAAGAAAGTCACGTAATAACCTGAAAATGTTTCAGTGAAACCATAGCCACTTGTTCCTTGAGAACTTCCATATACTACAACTGACAAGATTCCATTAGCAGTTGAAGGAAGGGTAAACTGTCCTGTCCATAAGCCAAGGCTTGAATTATAAGTTAGAGGTATGTTAGTCACATTTCCATATAAGTCCTCTAATACTGCATTGAAGCTACCTGATGAAACAACGGTTCTATTAATAGTTATATTAGCTACTACAGTCATTGTTTCTCCAGGCATGAATGTACTCTGAGATCCCTGAGGACCTAATAATTCAACCATGATAGATAGAGAACTCTTAAGTTCTGATCTGTGCGACTTTAAGTACTGCGCAAACTCTCCTGCATTCAGAGCTCCCCAACCTGTGGCTAAATTGTAGCCGTAACTAGATGTCCATGGAATATTATATCCGAATGTTATTGGGTAGAATATTTTAGAATATAACTGAGGATTCTCGCCTATCTGATATAATAGCGGATTTATAAGCCCTAGACTATGGTTAACATAACTCATAACAGCTACGAGCATTCCTGCTAGTAATGGAGAAGCTTCACTTGTTCCTCCGGTTATGAGTGTCTGATTGAATCCACCTATTATATATATTCCAGGGTAAACATTAGCATTCGCCGAAACGTCTGGACCAAGTCTACCATTTGGATATGTTTTAGGAGAAGTTATACCCCATTGATACCAAGGTTTAGGTTCTACAATACTTACACCACCAGTGCCTCCTCCGTAGTTCACTCCATTAGGCACAAATCCATAATTGGACCATGCAGTCTGATAGAATGACCCATTGGGGAACTGAATGTATGTTGTAGTTCCTCCAGCTGAAAGAACGTAGGGTGATGTAGATGGATATCCAGGTGTTCCTAAAGGACCATTACTATAACCTGAACCGCCTACATCTCCGCTACTTGCTATAAATGTTATGCCCTCCACTGAGCCTAGTGCGTAGTATACATCAGTGAGAGCTATGTTGGTATAATAAATTGGGGCAGGATAACTAGATAATGAACTTTCAGATATGCTGAAACTTTGAGATATTATATTAACTTTATGTTGCTGATCAATATATGCAATTACTGCTGATAATGGCAAATTCAAATTTGCAATATATAACACCATATTTGCTCTAGGCGCCATAGTATGAGCTGACTCTACATCAAGGCTAATTTCTGAATCCCAGCCTGTTGCAATACCTAAGCCTGGATTATAAGGACCAATTGGAACGATAGTGAAGTTAGGCGGATTAGGTAACTTGACAATACTGTCATAGTAAGCTAACTGCTGTTGTATGTAAGGGTTACCGGCAAAATCTAAAATACCTATGGTAAAGTTCTGACCTTCATATCCTTTACTGTATAGTGAAGTCAAGTTGTAAACCTTCTGAAGTGCAGTAGGCCAATATGCCTCTATGGGTGCAGTAGTATTGGGTAGACTCCTGAAAGATCTTAACGACCCCTCTGAGATAAGTGTACTTGGATGTCCAAATATTAATTTTGTTACGTTTGAGGAGTATATGTAAATATTATCCACTTTCGGTGTTCCGTATATAGTGTAATATGATACGCTTCCATTGTTCATCATTACGTATTGCACTCCCAAATAGTTCTCAACTTGTTTTACTGTTCCTGTTGCTACGATAACAGAATCAGCTGCAGTGTAAACTATATTAAATCCTGAGCTTTTGAGGTAACTTAATATTTCATTGAACTGGTCTGTAGGGTAAAATAATTTCTCTACCTGCGCTTGTGTGAGAAAATGCTGATAAAGAGGAGAGGAAGGATTTGATATTTGGTTGACATAATAATAGAGTAGGTCAATATTCTTTAGCGGTATGTAAACTGTGAATTCCACATGATAGTTAGATGGAAGGGTACCAACTTCATTGAAACCCTTTATGTTAATCGGCTGTATATACTGCGTAGCTCCTTGGGACTTTAAAATTAAAGCAGTTGGTATTATAAAAATACAGACTAAAAAGATAGATATTATCTTTTTTGCATACTTCATGAATTCTTGTGGTATTCAAAAATATATAAGTTTTATTTATGTATTAAAGGATCCAAATTATTTTTAAACTAGTGCATTAGATTTTATAATTATTATACTTTTCCGTCGATAAAATAATATAATGTTTAATATTCTATACATAAAGAATATAGTAAAATCTAGAAAAATTAAAAATATTTTACTTAAATGTTATTTCTTCTCAAGACTCTTTAATGCCTTTATAAGGGAAGCTGCAAAGTAAGGTAGGTCACCAGGATGTCTAGAGGATATTAGATTATCGTCAACGACAACTGCCTCATCAAGATATTGTCCTCCTGCAGCTATAACATCGTCTTTAATTGAACCATAAGAGGTCAACTTCCTTCCCTTTACAACATTTGCAGATATTAAAACTTGGGGACCATGGCAAATCGCAGCAACAGGTTTCTTCAAATCAAAGAACCTTCTTGTTAAGACCTTTAGTTCTTCACTATTTCTAATGTTCTCAGGACCCCTTCCACCAGGTATAACTAATGCTAAATAATCCTCGGGTCTAACGTCCTTGAAGGCAACGTCTGAAATAACACTGTATCCATGTTTACCTGTGACCTTAGCTTTAGCTTCCTTCCAGGCAACTACTGGCTTAAAGCCTTCTTCTATTACCCTGTAATAGGGGTAAAGGAACTCTATATCCTCAAATTCCTCTCCTATTACAAACAAGACTTTCTTTTCGTTCATAAATATATATGACCGTTCATAAAATTTAAGGTTAACCGCCTTAAAATTAAGGTCTTATATTTTAAACTAGAAGTAAAATAGGAAACTAGTGAAAAACAAAAAGAAAGTAATTAAGGAGATAGAGCCGTGGGGCGTTAATATACCTTATTTGATACTAGGGTTAGTGTATTGGGGGATAGGAGGGATATCAGCATTCAACAATTTACCCCACCATTTTTACTTCATGATGATTGGAACTTATTCTATCTACTTTGGGATGATCTCCAGGCTATTTTTCCCTGCTAGGAACTATCTCGCAACTCATCTTACTTCGCTTTTCCTCTTGGCTATACCTTATTACCCTTTTCAAGCCCTTGCATCGTTAGTGTTGATAATTACAGAACTGTGGTCTATCTCAGATATAAGAGGATACGGTAGTAGATTTCCTTTAAACTTACTAGTCTTATCCTCACCTTTCGCTTCCCTAATAGGTTGGATATTTTACGTCCAATTTGGATACTTTGTATTAGTACCTCCACTTCTCCTCTATCTATTGGGTGTTAATATAGGAGTATTTAGTGCAACCTTAGGAATAAAAGCTAAACTAGGGTTCAAACAATTTTCCGTATTTATCTTAGTTCTGCTGTACCCAATTTCAATTAGTATAACGATTGCAGGTTATGTTTTATGGTTACTGTATAAAACTCGAGTAAAGGAGAGAAACCTATCATCAATTTTAACCCTGTCTGTAGCCGTAATTGTATCTTTTTCCTCACTCTTTCTGGGAGAGCAAATACATGCTTTCGCTTTCGGGGTTATGATACCTTTCTTCTTTAACTGTATTACGTATTCAACATCCCGATATAATTACGGGAAGCTTTTCCCAATACCTATACTATCAGCCCTCTCTTACTTTATGCGATTTGTAAATCTTCCTTTATCGTCAGTATTTTTCATTTCAGCTGTCCTAATCTTCCTCATTTTAAATAGACATAATTTTACTATAAGGACGATAAAGTTAGGCATGTCCAGTAAATATCTGCCAAGGAATTTAGAGTGAGATCAA is from Sulfolobus acidocaldarius DSM 639 and encodes:
- a CDS encoding protease pro-enzyme activation domain-containing protein, with product MKYAKKIISIFLVCIFIIPTALILKSQGATQYIQPINIKGFNEVGTLPSNYHVEFTVYIPLKNIDLLYYYVNQISNPSSPLYQHFLTQAQVEKLFYPTDQFNEILSYLKSSGFNIVYTAADSVIVATGTVKQVENYLGVQYVMMNNGSVSYYTIYGTPKVDNIYIYSSNVTKLIFGHPSTLISEGSLRSFRSLPNTTAPIEAYWPTALQKVYNLTSLYSKGYEGQNFTIGILDFAGNPYIQQQLAYYDSIVKLPNPPNFTIVPIGPYNPGLGIATGWDSEISLDVESAHTMAPRANMVLYIANLNLPLSAVIAYIDQQHKVNIISQSFSISESSLSSYPAPIYYTNIALTDVYYALGSVEGITFIASSGDVGGSGYSNGPLGTPGYPSTSPYVLSAGGTTTYIQFPNGSFYQTAWSNYGFVPNGVNYGGGTGGVSIVEPKPWYQWGITSPKTYPNGRLGPDVSANANVYPGIYIIGGFNQTLITGGTSEASPLLAGMLVAVMSYVNHSLGLINPLLYQIGENPQLYSKIFYPITFGYNIPWTSSYGYNLATGWGALNAGEFAQYLKSHRSELKSSLSIMVELLGPQGSQSTFMPGETMTVVANITINRTVVSSGSFNAVLEDLYGNVTNIPLTYNSSLGLWTGQFTLPSTANGILSVVVYGSSQGTSGYGFTETFSGYYVTFLSPVTMTPFYSGINPVQAVVTDINGNPAPTNFTVEASVYSYNITDNAYTFLTNITLVYNNKASEWVGILPANLTVGDDLIYVNNAYGIVAFSNGIYLQSLFIRPQVIAEPGAVAGGQSIIIQGTPLTNIPDPNIAQGITIKAELVNQQGEVVSQGLVTYSPLGQYYGYIPVPENLNAGLYTILLFASYNSSTLGQVFTGFYYGQIYVVPKYSVPQINIEKYVYQGQTVYVYANITYPNGTPVKYGMYSATVYPMTFSSSYSNISANVNIPLFYNPSIQLWEGNFTIPSASSLGNLSYFKGLTYFTGPFQILISGVSADGVPTTNDLSSAYTFYVTPYTLMENQTLSNVKLYNMVLRNVNITGNSVLGSNILQNVVLSNGNFMLVGSNVSSITVENANITIVNSQVASINAVNSNINLISTTVNSAGLTNSKISSEINSKILSVSPSLPTIQINVPLGNLTGTVNIGITVSGSQVSQVSLYLDNQLLTTFSGSGTFSYQLDTTKYPDGTYTLTVVAQQTTGLFNKTSTYVTFSNQLNQGLQSAHSEIQSVSSTLNNNLQSVSSTLDSRLSSQSSIATGALIAAIIALALGIVAIFIGRRK
- a CDS encoding type 1 glutamine amidotransferase domain-containing protein, giving the protein MNEKKVLFVIGEEFEDIEFLYPYYRVIEEGFKPVVAWKEAKAKVTGKHGYSVISDVAFKDVRPEDYLALVIPGGRGPENIRNSEELKVLTRRFFDLKKPVAAICHGPQVLISANVVKGRKLTSYGSIKDDVIAAGGQYLDEAVVVDDNLISSRHPGDLPYFAASLIKALKSLEKK